Genomic DNA from Canis aureus isolate CA01 chromosome 32, VMU_Caureus_v.1.0, whole genome shotgun sequence:
ACTAGAAAACAGGCTCTGGGGCTTCACTTACCCTTGGAATCCTGGATATCATTGCACAGTACCCACTGCGGCCACTTTCCCCGTCCTTAGGTGCCTCAGAGCTCAGAGTCCCATAGAGCAATGCACTCTGATTATTCCTGCCCATTTTCAGGAACACTTCACTTCTGCCTCCAATAGTCTTATCAGAAGTCACCATCCACTTATCTAAATCTTCTTTTCCTCGGAACTGCCAGACAACCTTGGCTTGTTCCAACAAGACCTCATGCAGAGGGCGGCCTTCGGGGCCTATCCAATGATTCACAATATCATCCTTCAAACGCCTAAACTGGtcctttatttcatctttaattgCTTTATCAAAACTAACTAAAGGCTTCTCCTCAGGAGAGGTTATATCCAAAGCAGCTTCTCTCTGGTGATGTCCCTGCAAATCTCCTTCAGAATTCCTCTGAGAGGAGGTTTTGCCAGGAGCAGCTACAGGCTTCTGAAGACTACTAGAACAATAGTCTACAAAATGAGTACCCAAAAATGGACATGAGGCAACATTTGGCTTTGggcattttctgaaaatataagtACCATTCAGAAATTTGAGAACCAAAGCCATGGTACGATAAAGTCCAAATGTAAATTTCTCCCTGGGCTATAATGGAAAGAAGCTTCTAACACCACAATTGCACCTAGAACAGAAAAGACATTGAACAGTTACCATGGTAGCAATGAATGCATCACAATTTCAAATGCAACACAGATTGCGTTGTGAA
This window encodes:
- the NDUFAF1 gene encoding complex I intermediate-associated protein 30, mitochondrial yields the protein MALVLKFLNGTYIFRKCPKPNVASCPFLGTHFVDYCSSSLQKPVAAPGKTSSQRNSEGDLQGHHQREAALDITSPEEKPLVSFDKAIKDEIKDQFRRLKDDIVNHWIGPEGRPLHEVLLEQAKVVWQFRGKEDLDKWMVTSDKTIGGRSEVFLKMGRNNQSALLYGTLSSEAPKDGESGRSGYCAMISRIPRGPFERKRAYDWSQFNTLYLRVRGDGRPWMVNIREDTDIVQRKNQMYSYFMFTRGGPYWQEVKIPFSKFFYSNQGRIRDAQYQLLLDKISSIGFTLADKVDGPFFLEIDFIGVFTDPAHTEEFAYENSPELNPRLFK